CTCAGCACAGAAAAGCCGCGGCATTATCTAAAAACGCTTACAGGGATGCAAGATTTAAGTCATTTCAAAATGTTCCTGAAGATAAATTTGAAGCTTTTCTTTCCGTTCCTATTATTTTAAAAGGAGAAACAATAGGCGTTATAAATCTTTTCAACAGAAGATCAAGGGTATTCAGCAAAAGTTTAATACGTCTTTTAAACAGCATCGCAAGCCAAATCGCTTTTGCGATAGAAAAACTGCGTTTTATGCATACGACAGAAAAAAGAACAAAACAGCTTGAGACAATCTCTCGGCTTTCAAGCAGCATGGTGTCGGATAATTATTTACAGGAAATATTACAGCTGATTGTAACGATGACTGCCCAGACAATGAACTCAAAAATATCTTCTTTACTGCTCTATAACGATAAAACTCAGGAACTTAAAATTGCCGCTACGCAGAGCCTTTCTGACGAGTACCGGAAAAAACCGGCTATTAAAGTGGGAGAATCTCTTTCCGGCAAAGCTCTTGAAATAAAAAAACCCGTAATATCTGTTGATGTAACAAAAGAGTCCGGGTATAATTACCCTGAGATTGCAAAAAAAGAGGGGCTCAAATCTATGCTTGCTGTGCCCATGCTGATTAAAGATAAGCGTATAGGAGTAATAAACTGCTACACGACAAAAGAACATATGTTTTCGGATGAGGAAATTGCCACTCTTCAAACAATAGCAAACCAATCAGCAATCGCAATAGAAAATACGAATCTTTTGGAAGAATATGAAAGCGCAAAAGAAGCGCTTGAAACAAGAAAAGTTATTGAAAGGGCAAAAGGTGTTTTGATGAAAGAAAGGCAAATCGGAGAAGACGAAGCATTTCATTTTATACAAAAACAAGCGATGAATCTGCGCCGCACAATGAGAGAAATCGCAGAAGCTATAATTTTATCTGAAGGACTCAAGAAACAACAGTAATTAGTGATTAGTAATTGGAAATTAGTAATAAAATTTTTTAAGTATAATAAATGAAAATGTCTTAATCATTATCTCATTACCAATCACTAATTACCAAAGAAACCTTCCAATGAAAAATAATAAAACCCTTAAAAACATCTTTTTAGTATTGTTGAGCGGAATACTGATCTTTTTGTCTTTTCCGTATTTTAATCTTTTTTTTCTTATCTGGTTAGCATTTGTTCCGCTGTTTTTCCTTATTAAACAGGAAAAAGATTTGTCTTTAGTTTTGTTTGTGTTTATTGCGGGATTGACGGCAAACATCGGGATATTTTACTGGATTTATCCGATGATAAAGTTTAACACTAAATCATGGATACAGGCATTTCTCTGCTTATTTATGCTGGCGTCATATTTGTCAATTTATTATGTTTTGTGGGCTTTATTATGCAAATATATTAAGAAATATTTTTCCAAATGGATATTTTGTTTTTTTGCGGCTGCTTTATGGGTGGCGCTGGAATACGGAAGAACGTATTTTTTGTCCGGATTTCCCTGGGCACTTTTGGGGTATTCACAATGGCGATATCTGCCTTTGATACAGATTTCAGAGTACACAGGAGTTTATGGCGTATCATTTCTAATAATTTTATGCAATGCTTTTCTTTTTCACTATATCAAAACAAGAAAAATATTAATGTTGGCGTTTTTCCTAACGGTGCCCATAGTTATTTCGGCAGCCGGAATGGGGGTTTTCAAAAAAACATATGTTTCTGATACTAAAATTAAAGTTGCTGTTCTGCAAGGAAATATTGACCAGTATAAGAAATGGAATATTTCTTATCAGAATGAAATTATTAATATATACACTAATCTTGTAAAAAAAGTATCTCTAGAAAAACCGGATGTCATAATATGGCCCGAAACGTCGGTTCCGGGATACCTGACAACTGACATTTTTCTCAAAAATTGGGTAGAAAATCTAATCAAAGAGAGTAAAACCTATCACATAATCGGGTCTCCGTATTTTGACGGCAGTAAATACTACAATTCAACTATTCTGTTTAATCCTGAAGGTAAGATAGAAGGAATACACAGAAAAAATCATCTGGTGCCTTTCGGGGAATATGTTCCGTTAAGAAAAATCTTTGAGCCTTTTTTTGGCGTTCTAAATACACTCGGGGATTTTTCCAGCGCGCAGGATTCAAAGCCTTTCATAATAAAAAATATTTCTTTCGGGACAACAATATGTTCTGAAAATTTCTTTGGGAGTATTGTCAGGAAATTTGTACAAAACGGGGCACAGATACTTGTAAACCAAACAAACGATGCCTGGTTTTTTAAGTCTGCTGCCGCGGACCAGCATTTTATAATGAACGTTTTCCGTGCAGTTGAAAATAGAAGACCTGTTATAGTGTGCGGCAATACGGGTGTTTCGGGCATAATAGGCGCGCGGGGAAAAATAATGAAGAGAACCGTATTATTTACGGAAGACTATTTTGTTTATGACGAAAAACCGTCCAGTATAAAAACTTTTTATTCCAACTACGGAGATATTTTTGCTCTCGCGTGTATAGGTTTTATTGTTTTAATAATGATCTTAAGCATAAAAAAGAAAGAATTATATCCATAGCGAGGTAAATATGATTGAAAAATTAAAAGAAAAGATTGACAGTTTAAGGGGGTCTCTTTGAAATAGATAAAAAGATAAAAGAAATAGAAGATCTTGAGAAAGTAATATCAAAACCTGATTTTTGGAATGATCAAAATAAAGCTAAAAGTGTAATGTCCCGCCTGAATCACATTAAGGATGACGTAAAATGCTGGAATGACCTGTCAAAAGAGATATCTGACCTTTTCGTTTTAAAGCAGCTTGCCGAAGAAGAAAATAATGATAATGCCCGTAAAGAAGTTGAAAACGATAGCGGCAAAATAAACGAAAAAATTAAATTGCTTGAAATTGAAACAAAGCTTTCCGGCGGGTTTGACAGAAATAATGCCATTGTTTCTATTCACGCCGGCGCAGGAGGCACGGAATCCTGTGACTGGGCAGAAATGCTTCTTAGAATGTATAAAAGATGGGCTGAGAAGAAAGGTTTTCCGATAGAAATAGTGGATATTCTTTCCGGAGATGAGGCGGGAATAAAAAGCGTGACTTTTTTTATTGAAGGAGAGTACGCTTACGGGCTGCTTCAATCGGAACTTGGAGTTCATCGTCTAGTAAGAATCTCGCCTTTTGACGCAAATAAAAGGAGGCACACGTCTTTTGCATCAGTGGATGTTTTACCGGAGATTGAAGAAGATATAGATATAACGATTGAAGAAAAGGATATCCGTGTTGATACCTACAGGGCATCGGGGCACGGGGGGCAATATCTCAACAAAACTGATTCCGCTGTCAGAATAACACATATACCTACTAATATTGTGGTGCAGTCTCAAAAAGAAAGGTCTCAACTTAAAAATAGAATTACAGCGATGAAGCTTTTAAAATCAAAATTGTATGAACTTGAACAGGAAAAGAAAAGGAAAGCTCTGGAAAGACATTACAATGAAAAAGGGGAAATTGCCTGGGGAAACCAGATAAGGTCTTATGTTTTTATGCCGTATCAGCTTGTAAAAGATCATCGTACAGGGCAGGAAGTTCCGCAGGTTGAAATAGTTATGGACGGGGAAATAGACTCATTCATTTCATCTTATTTGGAATGGAAACTTAAAAACAAGCAGTAAATTCAATTATATTTATGAATTTGACATGTAGTGAAAAAAGAGATAAAATTTATTAGATTTGGGTTCTTTTTTATTTATTTGCGGGCGTAGTCTAGTGGTAAAACCCTTGCTTCCCAAGCAAGAGATGTGGGTTCGATTCCCATCGCCCGCTGTTAGTTTTGATAAGGAGGGAATTCCGCCTAGGGCGGATAAACTCCGCCGACCCGCTTGCCCGCCGAAGCTGAGTCATCAATACGGCGGATAGCCGTGTTTTTTTGATGACGCGTTTAGCGAAGGTGGGAACGCCCCGATGAAACGGGGAATAAACGAGGGCGGCGGGCACGAGATGGTGAGAGCCCAATCCTTTAGATCACTTGGGGGAGAAGGATCCCCGTCTCCCGCTTTTTCAGAAAACAGTGACCAGTTAGCAGTTACCAGAAAAGATAAAAAGTTTTCCAAAATAAATGTAATCGAAGCCAATCAGATAAGAACTAGTTTTATTGCGTCCCTTGTCTAATAGAGCTTATGGCTCAAGAGTTAATTTTAAATGAAAAATACTATTAAATCCGATAAAAAATCTCTTCAAAAACAAGTTGCTCAAACCGCCAAAAAGGAAAAAGAGCTTTCTCCTGCCGAAAAAGTTTATTCGCAAGCAATAAAAGAAATCAGAGAATTCATTTCAAATATCCAAAAAGCGAAAACATCCCAAAAAGGATTGACTTATATTTCAGATTTGGTAAACCTTATTCGCGGGGGAAATCAGGAAATTATTGCTCTTGCCGATAAATCCACTCAAGATGCTTATTTATACGGTCATTGTGTTAATGTCTCAATTTTTTCAATTATTATCGGAGATGGTTTAAAATTTAATGTTGATAAGCTTGAAAGGCTCGGGACTTGCGCCGCATTGAAAAATATTGGCATGGTAAGGGTGATGGATATAGCCTCCAAAAACGGGTCCTTAAAAAAAGATGAGCTTGAAAAAATAAAGGAACATAAATCTTTCGGACAGGAAATGGTCAGGAATTTTCTTTGGATGAGCGAAGACTTGCAGGAACTGCTCCAAGGTATTATGGATAGAATTGAATTGTTCAAAACAGGCCCTAGTAATTCCATATCTTCTACTCTCAGCGAGGAATATGAATTTTCTCGTATAATTTTTGTTGCCGAAGTTTATGAAGCTATAACACATGCCCGTTCGTATAGGGATCGTTTTCTTCCGTATCCGACATTAAAGACAATGCAGGCGCTTATGCAAAACAATAAATTTGAGAAAAGCCTGCTGCCTCATGAAGCGCTCAGGACTATGCTTTATTTTGCCGTTCACGATTTTGATGCGGATATAATTAAGGTTTTTGTTGATAAAATATCTCTGTTTCCTCCCGGAAGTTTTGTTCGGCTTAATACTGATCAAATCGCAAAAGTTGTTTCTGTAAACAGAGGGATGCCCTCGCGCCCAACCGTCCTTCCGATAATTGATGCTGAAAGCAAAAGAATGCTTAACCAACACGCGATAAATCTTTCAGAAAATCAGTTGATATTTATTACGGAACCGATTGATGAAACAAAATTAAAAATCCAAGACCAGCAATGGAAGGAAGAACTTATATCAAGCCGATGGTGGAACGAGTAACCTATTTTTCAAAAAGACGTTAACAAAAAAAGTTGTTCAGATTCGCACCGCGCCTGCCGGCGGGCAGGGAAAACCCCCGGCTTCTGAGACTGTGGCATAACCGCTAAAATTAGCCCCTTTTGTCATGCTGAATTTATTTCAGCATCCTGTATTCCGGCCATGACGAGATCCCGAATCCCACCCAAGGCGGGCAGGCAAGTTCGGGATGACAGCAAACGGGAATATGACACAGTCTCTTCTCACGGCGGAGTTTCAGTTCAAAGGAGAAAAGCGTTGAAAACGTTTGTTTTGGATACCAATGTATTATTGCATGATCCTGAAGCTATGAATTCTTTCAAAAACAGCAAGGTAATTATACCGATGGTTCTCAGGATAGAACTTGACCATCAAGTAGATTTACCAAACGAATTTGTTTTTAACAAAATTGATCATCATATTCTTGGAATTGCCCAGATGCTTCAGAAAAAAGGTGAAACTGTCGTATTTATTACCAAAGATATAAATTTAAGAATTAAAGCCGAGGCTCTCGGGATTGAAACGCAGGACTATGAAAAAGAAAAAGTGAAAATTGAAGAATTATATTCCGGATGGCGGGAAATAAAACTTCCGGCAGAAAAAATTGACGATTTTTATAAAAACGGGAAATTAGTGGTAAAAAATGGTTATAATCCGAATGAAGGATTATTAATTAAATCGGAAAATGGTTCCACAAAAAGCGCGTTAGCAAAATATAGCGTATCGGACAAAGCCTTGATCCCTCTTTTTCATATAAATGCAACTCCGTGGGGATTAAAAGCTTTAAATATGGAACAGCGTTTTGCGATGGAGCTTCTCCTTTGTAATGATGTAAGTCTTGTTACTCTGGTCGGAATCCCCGGCGCGGGTAAAACTTTGCTGGCTTTAGCTTGCGGCCTGCAAAAAACTGTTGAAGAAAGACAGTTTAGAAGGCTCTTTATAGCTAAGCCCGTAATACCTATGGGCAGGGATATCGGATTTCTTCCCGGCACAAAAGAGGAAAAACTAACTTCCTGGATGGGCGCGATTCACGATAATTTAGAATTTTTGGTTGACAGGAATCATACGGATGAAAAAACTGAAGAAAAAATTCAGTATTTTTTTACTACCGGACAAATTGAAATAGAATCATTAACCTTTATACGGGGAAGGTCTTTGCCGAACCAGTATATAATTATTGACGATGCCCAAAACCTTACGCCGCATGAAGTTAAAACCATAATTTCGCGGGCAGGAGCAGGAACAAAGATTGTTTTAACCGGGGATCCTTATCAGATTGACAATCCTTACCTGGATGCGTCTTCAAACGGGCTGACATATATTGTGGAACGATTTAAAGGCCAAAAAATATTCGGGCATTTAAATTTTGCCAAAAGCGAACGGTCCGAACTAGCCTCGCTTGCGGCTGAACTGCTTTAACAGAAGTGATTGGTTATTAGTTCATAGTAATTAGTTAAGACTTTTCAA
The Elusimicrobiota bacterium genome window above contains:
- a CDS encoding PhoH family protein; this translates as MKTFVLDTNVLLHDPEAMNSFKNSKVIIPMVLRIELDHQVDLPNEFVFNKIDHHILGIAQMLQKKGETVVFITKDINLRIKAEALGIETQDYEKEKVKIEELYSGWREIKLPAEKIDDFYKNGKLVVKNGYNPNEGLLIKSENGSTKSALAKYSVSDKALIPLFHINATPWGLKALNMEQRFAMELLLCNDVSLVTLVGIPGAGKTLLALACGLQKTVEERQFRRLFIAKPVIPMGRDIGFLPGTKEEKLTSWMGAIHDNLEFLVDRNHTDEKTEEKIQYFFTTGQIEIESLTFIRGRSLPNQYIIIDDAQNLTPHEVKTIISRAGAGTKIVLTGDPYQIDNPYLDASSNGLTYIVERFKGQKIFGHLNFAKSERSELASLAAELL
- the lnt gene encoding apolipoprotein N-acyltransferase, with amino-acid sequence MKNNKTLKNIFLVLLSGILIFLSFPYFNLFFLIWLAFVPLFFLIKQEKDLSLVLFVFIAGLTANIGIFYWIYPMIKFNTKSWIQAFLCLFMLASYLSIYYVLWALLCKYIKKYFSKWIFCFFAAALWVALEYGRTYFLSGFPWALLGYSQWRYLPLIQISEYTGVYGVSFLIILCNAFLFHYIKTRKILMLAFFLTVPIVISAAGMGVFKKTYVSDTKIKVAVLQGNIDQYKKWNISYQNEIINIYTNLVKKVSLEKPDVIIWPETSVPGYLTTDIFLKNWVENLIKESKTYHIIGSPYFDGSKYYNSTILFNPEGKIEGIHRKNHLVPFGEYVPLRKIFEPFFGVLNTLGDFSSAQDSKPFIIKNISFGTTICSENFFGSIVRKFVQNGAQILVNQTNDAWFFKSAAADQHFIMNVFRAVENRRPVIVCGNTGVSGIIGARGKIMKRTVLFTEDYFVYDEKPSSIKTFYSNYGDIFALACIGFIVLIMILSIKKKELYP
- a CDS encoding GAF domain-containing protein: QHRKAAALSKNAYRDARFKSFQNVPEDKFEAFLSVPIILKGETIGVINLFNRRSRVFSKSLIRLLNSIASQIAFAIEKLRFMHTTEKRTKQLETISRLSSSMVSDNYLQEILQLIVTMTAQTMNSKISSLLLYNDKTQELKIAATQSLSDEYRKKPAIKVGESLSGKALEIKKPVISVDVTKESGYNYPEIAKKEGLKSMLAVPMLIKDKRIGVINCYTTKEHMFSDEEIATLQTIANQSAIAIENTNLLEEYESAKEALETRKVIERAKGVLMKERQIGEDEAFHFIQKQAMNLRRTMREIAEAIILSEGLKKQQ
- the prfB gene encoding peptide chain release factor 2 (programmed frameshift), which translates into the protein MHSEVNMIEKLKEKIDSLRGSLEIDKKIKEIEDLEKVISKPDFWNDQNKAKSVMSRLNHIKDDVKCWNDLSKEISDLFVLKQLAEEENNDNARKEVENDSGKINEKIKLLEIETKLSGGFDRNNAIVSIHAGAGGTESCDWAEMLLRMYKRWAEKKGFPIEIVDILSGDEAGIKSVTFFIEGEYAYGLLQSELGVHRLVRISPFDANKRRHTSFASVDVLPEIEEDIDITIEEKDIRVDTYRASGHGGQYLNKTDSAVRITHIPTNIVVQSQKERSQLKNRITAMKLLKSKLYELEQEKKRKALERHYNEKGEIAWGNQIRSYVFMPYQLVKDHRTGQEVPQVEIVMDGEIDSFISSYLEWKLKNKQ